One genomic window of Camelina sativa cultivar DH55 chromosome 5, Cs, whole genome shotgun sequence includes the following:
- the LOC104785015 gene encoding flowering time control protein FPA, whose translation MALAMKPFKADDSGFKSNNLWVGSLTIETTDSDLTELFGRYGDIDRITAYSSRGFAFIYYRHVEEAVAAKEALQGADLNGSQIKIEFARPAKPCKSLWVGGISPSVSKDELEEEFSKFGKIEDFRFLRERKTAFIDYYEMDDALQAKSMNGKRMGGSYLRVDFLRSQAPRKEQWAGSYDNRNGNMNQKPQYPHSYEDGKGGVQPSKVLRVVYPPTLQIDEQVLHNAMILFGEIERIKSYPSMHFSLVEFRSAEEARRAKEELQGRLYRDQRITIMYSNDELPPQQDDTSFYSGVKRSRPDMYNNDPSFVASPHSTGIPGSMRPFRGSNERSYNGSEYNDVVGKEPNWRRPSPNGTGILPSPTGPGILPSPAQGTRSNPGSWEGYDPAQLDRESKRAKRDGSVDGFTPMGVDERSYGRGSVAARPNRGHSDSDMWRGMIAKGGTPVCCARCVPIGKGIETKLPEVINCSARTGLDMLAKHYTEAIGFEIVFFLPNLQEDFASYTEFLRYLGSKNRAGVAKLDDGTTLFLVPPSDFLTDVLKVSGPERLYGVVLKLPPPAVPVAASYRHETQYNPLPYMDQARDSPANASHSLYPPRENYNMGAPEHLTAPSKPSVSEPLRIPNNAAPQAGVSLTPELLATLASFLPATSQPTAPESHQPLSGNSTVVSTVTQSNGLYNGEAPSNQSFQQYGNQYTPAGQLPPPPPLPLRYPAASNNPNYSSGMVHGNVQYQGQSVNMPQLSPLPNMPHNNYAMYTQGSSNQTVSQPMTQQYQPEASMPNQNYGRPSYQQANYHAVTTNQAHNLNPSQFQAAMQPPTDKANLEPQSQTPQLQPLLSGADQGTTDGEVDKNQRYQSTLQFAANLLLQIQQKQQQQSSGTPAGQGP comes from the exons ATGGCGTTAGCCATGAAGCCATTCAAAGCCGATGATTCGGGTTTCAAATCGAATAATCTTTGGGTCGGTAGCCTTACGATCGAAACGACAGACTCAGATCTGACCGAGCTGTTTGGAAGATACGGCGATATCGATAGAATCACGGCGTATTCTTCGCGTGGATTCGCGTTTATATACTATAGACATGTGGAGGAAGCTGTGGCTGCGAAGGAGGCTCTTCAAGGAGCTGATTTGAATGGAAGTCAGATTAAGATCGAATTCGCGCGACCG GCAAAACCTTGTAAGAGTCTTTGGGTGGGTGGAATCAGCCCGAGTGTCTCGAAGGATGAGCTGGAGGAAGAGTTCAGCAAGTTTGGGAAGATCGAGGATTTTAGATTTCTTAGAGAACGCAAGACAGCTTTCATTGATTATTATGAGATGGATGATGCTTTACAGGCTAAGAGCATGAATGGAAAGCGAATGGGTGGTAGCTATTTGCGGGTTGATTTTCTTCGGTCACAAGCGCCAAGAAAA GAACAATGGGCTGGCTCCTATGATAACAGGAATGGGAATATGAATCAGAAACCGCAG TATCCTCACTCATATGAAGATGGTAAAGGAGGTGTCCAGCCAAGTAAGGTTCTGCGGGTTGTGTACCCTCCTACTCTTCAGATAGATGAGCAAGTGCTACACAATGCAATGATACTCTTTGGTGAGATCGAGAGGATTAAAAGTTACCCATCAATGCATTTTTCACTTGTGGAGTTTAGAAGCGCGGAGGAAGCTCGCCGTGCAAAGGAAGAGCTACAGGGGAGGTTATACAGGGATCAGAGAATCACAATTATGTACTCAAACGATGAGCTGCCTCCTCAGCAAGATGATACTAGTTTTTACTCTGGTGTGAAACGGTCAAGGCCAGATATGTACAACAATGACCCGTCATTTGTAGCTTCTCCTCATTCTACTGGAATTCCTGGGTCTATGAGGCCCTTCAGAGGTAGCAATGAGCGTTCTTATAATGGTTCAGAATACAACGATGTTGTAGGCAAGGAGCCAAACTGGAGGAGGCCATCACCAAATGGAACGGGAATACTCCCATCTCCAACAGGGCCTGGAATCCTCCCATCTCCTGCACAAGGTACGAGGTCAAACCCTGGTTCTTGGGAAGGATATGATCCTGCTCAGTTGGACAGGGAAAGTAAACGAGCCAAAAGAGATGGATCGGTGGACGGTTTTACTCCAATGGGTGTAGATGAGAGGTCATATGGACGTGGTTCAGTTGCTGCTAGGCCTAACCGTGGTCACTCTGATTCTGACATGTGGAGAGGAATGATTGCCAAGGGTGGCACTCCTGTCTGTTGTGCTCGTTGTGTACCTATTGGAAAAGGGATTGAAACTAAACT CCCTGAGGTCATCAATTGTTCAGCAAGAACTGGTTTGGATATGCTCGCCAAACATTACACCGAAGCCATTGGATTTGAAATCGTTTTCTTCTTACCAAACCTGCAAGAAGATTTTGCGTCTTACACTGAATTTCTCCGCTACCTTGGCTCAAAAAATCGGGCAGGTGTTGCCAAATTAGATGATGGAACAACGTTATTCTTGGTGCCTCCATCAGATTTCTTAACTGATGTACTCAAAGTGTCTGGTCCAGAACGGCTTTATGGTGTTGTTCTCAAGTTGCCTCCGCCAGCTGTTCCTGTTGCAGCATCATACAGACATGAAACTCAGTACAATCCTCTGCCTTATATGGATCAAGCCCGGGATTCACCTGCCAATGCCAGTCACAGTTTATATCCTCCTAGGGAAAATTACAACATGGGTGCACCAGAACATTTGACAGCTCCTTCAAAACCATCCGTTAGCGAGCCTCTCAGAATACCTAACAATGCAGCGCCTCAAGCTGGGGTTAGTTTAACTCCGGAGCTTTTAGCGACTCTGGCATCTTTTCTCCCTGCAACTTCTCAACCTACTGCCCCCGAGAGTCACCAACCTTTGTCAGGCAATTCAACAGTTGTTTCCACAGTTACTCAATCCAATGGACTGTACAATGGAGAAGCACCGTCAAATCAGTCATTCCAACAATATGGAAATCAATACACTCCAGCCGGGCAACTACCTCCTCCTCCCCCTCTCCCTCTGCGTTACCCAGCAGCTTCAAACAACCCCAACTACTCTAGCGGAATGGTCCATGGCAACGTGCAATACCAAGGCCAATCTGTTAACATGCCTCAGCTGTCTCCGTTACCAAATATGCCTCATAATAATTATGCCATGTACACACAGGGTTCGTCAAATCAGACTGTTTCTCAGCCCATGACACAGCAATACCAACCAGAAGCTTCCATGCCAAACCAAAACTATGGTCGTCCAAGCTATCAGCAAGCTAATTATCATGCCGTTACAACAAATCAGGCGCATAACTTAAATCCTTCCCAATTCCAAGCTGCTATGCAACCACCAACTGACAAGGCAAACTTAGAGCCACAAAGCCAAACACCACAGTTGCAGCCTTTGCTCTCTGGGGCTGATCAAGGTACAACAGATGGGGAGGTGGATAAGAACCAGAGATACCAGTCAACACTACAGTTTGCCGCAAACCTTCTTCTCCAGATAcagcagaagcagcagcaacagtCTTCAGGTACTCCGGCTGGACAGGGGCCTTGA